Within bacterium, the genomic segment AGCAGGTCCACGCCCTCGTAGCCGAGGCCTTGAAAGCTGTAGGGCGAGGTCCGGGGCTTGAAACACCCACCGCGCAGAATCTCGCCCCCGCACTCCTTGACCAATCGCGCACAAGCCATGATCTGGTCACGCGACTCGACCGAGCACGGTCCGGCGATGACCACGAAGCCGGAGCCCCCGATTCGAACGCCGTTGACATCCAGAACCGTATCGCCCGCGCGGCCGTGCCGGCTGGCCAGCCGATAGCTGACGTCGATCTTCGGAACTGCCTCGGCCTCCGAAGACTCGAGCGCGGCATCGGCGATGGCCTCCGAGTCCACCACGGCCGCAACGGGAACATCCACCGCCGGCCGGGTCTTGGGCTGATCGTGAACCGGATAGCTCCCCAAGATCTTCAAGTAAGCGGTTGCCCGGCGCAGATCGTCGAGCGCGAGCTCCACCTTGGGGTCGGAGAGTCGGCCTTCGAAGTCGACATAGAACATGTACTGAAACGGCTGGCCCTTCTTGGGCCGGCTCTCGAGCTTCGCCAGATTGATGCCGTGCCGGTGAAAGACGTCGAGTGCCTTGAGCAAAGCGCCCTCGGTGTGAGGTACCGTGACCACCAGCGAGGTTTTGCAGCGGATCCGCTCGTCGACAGCAATCGGCTTCTGCGCGACCACGAGAAAGCGGGTGAAATTCTCTTTCTGATCGGCGAGATCGCGCCGGAGCAGGTGCAACCCGTGCAACCGGCCCGCCGCCTCGCTGGCGATCGCGGCCTGCGAGATGTCTTCGTCCTGTTTCACTCTTTCAACCGCCATCGCGGTATCGGTGTAGTACTCGAGGCGGCAGTGGTCGAGTCCCGAAAGGAACTTCATGCATTGAGCGAGCGCTTGCGGCTGGGAGAGAATCCGCCGGATCTTATGGAGTGGAACCTCTTCGACCGCGAACAGGCAGTGCTCGATACGAAGAAGCTCCTCCCCGACAATTGAAAGAGAGGTTCGGGTCAACAGATCGTAGACTTCGTTGATGCTCCCCGCGGTGGTGTTCTCGATCGGAAGCACGCCGTGGTCGACGAGTCCCTCTTCGCAGGCCCGAACGACTTCGGCAAACGTCGGGTAGCCCATAAAGGACGTCTCGTCGGCGTCCTTGGAGAAGAAATTGCGTGCGGCAATCTCGCTGTAGGAGCCGACTGTGCCCTGGAGGCCGACTCGCCGCCGCACCGAGCTCTCGGGATTCGCGACCTCCAGAAGATGCCGCTGCTGGGAGCGAACCGAGTCGTCGATGATCTCGTGAAACACGCGAGTCACGAAGTGCGCGTCGAGCCCCTGCTTTCGCCCCTCGGAAATCAACTCGGCGAGGAGCTCCTTCTCGCGCCCTTCGTCACGGAGCGGCCGATCGGCCCCCTTGGCACGCACCACGTGCTCGACCAGTGAGCGACGTCTGGCGAGCGCCTCGAGAATCCGCCTGTCGATTTCATCGATTCGGGACCGAATCCCGTCGAGATCTTCGCTGGAGCCCAAAGGGTATCTCCTGTTGCCGGCCGCGCCGACTCGGGTCCGTCCTCCAGACTATCGTGACTCTCTGAGCGGAGATACTCAAGTCCCATACTCTGGCAGCCCATCCGGCGTGGGACAGGAGCGATCCTGACGTCGGGAGAAGGGAGAGTTCGTGATCTCCCGGGTGTTTCCAGAAACGCCGGCCGCGATGCGGGGCTTCTAGCGGGTGAGGCCACCTCGGTATCAGCTCAAGGCGAAAGAGCGACCAGATCTTGGCTGGGACGCAGGGAGTCCTTTCGGTTGGCCTGGCAAGACCGTTCAACGAGGGCGTCCTGCCGGTAAACTACTGAAATACAACGATTTGATGCCTCCGGGATTTTCGGCTCTTTTACTCCGCTTTCGCCTCTTCGACTCGCCTCACCCGGCCTGCGACACAAGACTGTGTCACACGAGCAGTGCCCCCTCAAGGCTCAGTCCGATGGACACAACCGGACAGAATCGGACACCTCGGGCGCCAGCCGGCAGAGGTCCCATGGTGAAAGGCGCAGCCGAACTCACTCCTCATCAGCCGGTTCTTCGTTAGGCCATATGAGGAGACCACCATCTTCAAGCATTTCGATCACCTCTTCTCCGGCAGCCGCCATGCCGAACCGTCGACGGAGCCGATCCTGCCTGTCTATCTTATCGATGATCGCGTCCTTTCGAAGCTCGTCTGGATCGTCAGACCCGACGGCGCCGACGCCAAACCGAGGAAGAATCTCGAGCACTCTCAGAGCAGTTCTTACATCATCTTTGGCTGCCTTCATCGCCGTCTTCACCGCAGCGTCTCGGAGCAACAAGAGATCGGTTCGATGCTCTTCTTCCAGTGAACCCAAGGCTCGGTGGAGTGCAGCTTGGAACTCAAAGTCCTTCTCGCTGAAGAACCACCGACAACAATCGAGTCCGGTCGCCTCGATATTCCTTGGTAGGGTATCCGCGAGGCAGCCGGCATGAGTCAGACCTTCGAGATCTCGCACTACCTGACCGAGATCAAGGTCGGTCCGTATCTAGAGGCCGAACCGTTCACGCTCGACCAGAACACCCAGATCCTCGAGCTAGCCGGCGGTAGCACCACTTACAAGGGTAAGGAGAAACGGCTCGTCTTCACCGAGACCGAGGGCCGACTCCGCCGCGAGGTGCGGTTCGCGGAGGACAACCGCTGCAAGACCCCGTTCGAAATCCGCTACGCGACCCGCGAAGACGGCGCCTTGGTCGCGAGCCACAACATCCCAAACAAGACCGACGACAAGACGCTCTCCGGCTTCCTGGTCGGCGCCAGGAGGTACAAGCTAAAGTTCACGCCGCCGAACAAGAAGCCTTGGCCCTTCCTCCGGCTCGACATCTACAAAGGCTTCGACGTGGGCAACCGGAACGCTCACTTCCACCTGGACGACCCCCTTGCGGAGGACCTCGATTTCAAGCGGAACTATCGCCGGATGACCTACGTCCTGGATCTCTCGGGCTTCCGCCAGGCGAATCCGCCCTTCCGGCAGCGGCAGGGCAAGCAGCCGCGCCTGTGGCTCTCCCCCAAGCCTCCGCCCGGTGAGGTTCACGAGTGCCTGCACCGTGCCGCCTACATCCTCAAGCACCCCCGCGAGTACGCCGACGGCCTAGTCGGGCCCGACGCCGATTCTCGGCCGGACGAGTGGATCTGGACCTGGAAGCTGCGGGACGTCACCGGCGGCTTTGTGGACATGATCTGGGAGGACTTCCTGATCGCGCCGTACGACGTTTTCGTTTCCCACGCCAGCGAAGACAAACCGGTCGTCCGTGAGCTGGTGGCGAAGCTCGAGGCGGCCGGCCTCAAGGCCTGGTACGACGATCACGAGCTCAAGATCGGCGACGATCTGACGCAGATCCTCTACCGGGGTGTCAAGTTTTCGCGCACCGGAGTCGTCGTACTCAGCCCCAGCTTCTTCGCCAAGACGTGGACCGTCAAGGAGCTGGAGTGGATCTCCTCACTGCAGGGCGCGGCGAAGACGGTCCTGCCGGTCCACCACGAGATCTCCGTCGACGAGGTGGCGCGCCAAAGCCAGGAGCTGGCCAAGCTCAAAGGCGCCACCACCAGGGACGGGCTCGATCCGGTGGTGCAGGGGATTGTCGACGTGATCGACCAACTGCCGGGCACGGCGCAGGGCTGACTCTCGACGTGCACGGAGATTCGGGATCTCGGGACGAGTCGCTGCCGGCGGTCACGGACACCGCGGTCGACGCAGAGCGCCACATCGAAGGCACCTGGGTCTGGCGGTTCCAGCACGCGCTCGACCCGGACTCGCCGCCGTCCGTGGCTACGGCCGTCCTTGACCCGAGGTGGCTCGAGCCCGGGCGGTTCCCGTCGCTCCCCGCCCGGGTCGAGCTGCCGGCGGAGATGCCGGTCGCAGAGGAGCTGCCGGAGACCACCCCGGCGATTCCGGTCGAGGAGGCAGGTTCGCCCTTCCTGAGATCGCTCGGCGACAGCATGACGGACCAGTGGGGATTCCTCTTCGAGCGGGCCTCGATAAGAGCCGCTCCTGGCCCGCCGAACGTCAACACCGCGACCCGCTACGCCTACAACACCTTCGCCGTCCGACAGATCGCGCAGCATCTGGAAGAGCGGGGCCGCGACGCCGCGCGGGTGTTGCTCTGCACCGCCTACGAGACCCCTGTGCACGAGCTACTGGAGCACCCCCGCGTCGCCGAGGTCCTGGCGATCGAGCTCTCGCGCCAGGCCTGTGAGGTCGTCTCCGAGAAGTACTCCCGGCACGCGAGCGCAGGCAAGCTCCGGCTGCGCCAGGCGGACTACTCCGGTCTCGAGCCCGGATTCCAGGAAGTCGAAGCCGATTCGCTCGCGGAGGCCCTCGACGATCGCGGGAGACCGAGTCTCGAGGCGGTCCGGAAGCACTTCTCGAGCATCGCGAGCGGCCGCTTCCTCTCGCCTCTGGAGTTCAACTCCGGCTCCTTCGACGCGGTCCACCTGCCGTTCGTCCTGGGATCGCTCCATCTCGGCGCGCTGACGGCGTTGATGGGGCGCTGCCGGGCCGAGGGCCACGAGATCGGCCGCGACTATGAGGGCTTCATCGGCAAGGCGGCGCTGGAGACGGAAGAGGCGCAGCGTGCGGTCCGGACCGTGATCGCGCACGCGCTGGGTGAGACCCGGCGCATTCTGAGGCCGGGCGGAGTTGTAGTCGTCAACCTGTGGGCGCGGCCGCGTCTCGGATCTCCCGAGCTGATCCGGCTCTCCGACACACCGGTCTCACGAACCACCTTCGAGGAGGTGTTCCAGGGGTTCCGGCGGTTGTTCTCCGGCAATCCGCAGCCCGACCTGCCGAGGACCGTGGGACACATCCTCGCCCAACGCCTCGCCCCGAGCGGCTGAGTGCCCGGCCCGATCAGCAACTCCGAAACGGCCGGCTTCTACCGGCGGCGGCTTGCGCCGGTTGTCGCCGGCCGCAAGGTGATCCTTGCGGTCGGCTCCCTGACCGACTCCGCGGCCTGGCTCCGGCTCCTCCACGACCTCGGCTCCGAGCCGCCCTTCCTGCTCGTTGAGAGCCTCGGCGCCGGCACCACTCCGGATGGGCCGGAGCTCCGGTATCGCGTGGTCGGCGCCGCGGGAGCCCCGCACCAGCTCGGCGCGTTCAAGTCCTACCGCGCCGCCCTCGGCGACCTGCCGGAAGTGGCGAGGCGGGAGCTCGACGCCTACGACCCGAACCGGGAGGCCCTCGTCCTGGTCCGGGCCCAGCACCAGCCGCCCTCGGTCGGCGGCCGGCAACCGTTCGCGCCGCGCCCCGAGGTATGGCAGCGCCTCGAGGACAAGATGACGGCGCACGAGCTCTGGAGCGCGGCGGAGCTGCCGCAGGCGCCGTGCCGGATTGTCGAGGCGACTGGCGCCGGTCTGCTCGCGGCGAGCCGGGAGCTCGATCGCGGCGATGGCGTGGTCTGGTCCGGCGACGATCGCGAGGGGTACAACGCCGGCGCCGACTTCGTGCGGTGGGTGCGAAGCCGCGAGGACGCCCGCTCCTGCCTGGCATTCTTCCGCCGCCACTGCGACCGGGTCCGCGTCATGCAGTTCCTCGAGGGACAACCGTGCAGCGTCCACGGCATCGTCTTCGAGCGCGAGGTGGCGGTCTTCCGGCCGGTCGAGCTGGTGGTGCTGCGGGAGCGGGGCTCCTGCGGCTTCCGCTACGCGGGCAACGGTACCTATTGGAGCCCGCCACCGCCGCATCGGGAGGAGATCCGGGGCTTCGCGCGGCGGCTCGGCGGCGTTCTCCGCGAGCGGGCGGGCTTCCGCGGTGGCTTCACGCTCGACGGCATCTTGACCTGTGACGGTTCGCGCGCCACCGAGATCAACCCGCGCACCGGCGCCGCCCTCTGGACGATAGGCGCCAGCATGCCGGAGCTTCCGCTCGAGCTGCTCGAGATGTGCGTTCGGCGCGGGCTCGACCTGGACCACCGGCCGGGGATGCTGGAGAGTCTCGTACTCGAGGCGATCGACGCTTTCCCTCGCGGCGGCGGCTGGTCGATGACCTCGGCCCCGCTCGAGAGCGGCGCCAGGCCTCTCGCGTACGGAGTCTCCGGCTTCCGATTCGCGGCGCCCGGTGAGCGCGCCGACGCCCTGCTCGAGACCGGACCCTCGGGCGTGGGCGGCGTCGTTCGCGTCGGCCTCGAAGAGCGGATCGCCGGCCCGAAGGGCACGATCTCCGCCCGCGTCGCGGAGGCGTTCGCCTTTCTCGACCGCGAGGTCGGCACCGGCTTCGGGCCCCTCGACGCCCCACGCTTTCCGTGATCAAGCTCCCAGCGGGCCGACCCGCACCGGCAGGGCGGGCTTCTCGGCCGGCGGCCTCTCGAGGGAGCCTACTCGAGAAGCGGCTGGCACTAGTGCTCGAAGTGCTGGGCCAGAGCCCGGTAGAGGACCGTGCGCTGGGGACGGCGTGGACGATAGACGCGAGGACTCGCAGCTGCAGCGACCGACTCCACCCTGAAGGGACAAGACGGAGTCGGTGGCGGCGAGCTTGCGTTCGAACCACGACGACAGGGCTCGGACGAGCGGCCTTACACAGGTGGGCAAGGCCCCGGTCGGGACTTGGCCAAGAAATCTGGTTGACAGATTACGTCCGAGATGTAGCCCTTATCGGACGTGACGCGCCACTAGATTCGAACCACCTGCTAACTCAACGCAACCGTGTTCTCGATCGCAATACCGAGTTCGTCGAGAAGGTCCTTCACGAGTCTTCGACACCGGAAGAACCGAACGCTCCGGCCTCTCTCCCAGTCTCGAATCGAGGTGGGGTCGACCCGTAGATGCCGTGCCAGTTCCCTCTGTGAGTAGCCCAGTCATCGTCGAGCAGCCTTCAACCCCTCCGAGAGCTTGAAGCTCCATATCCTGGGTCCGGCCCAGGAGGAGATCCACGGTGTGAATTTGAGCTTCTCGATCCTGATTTCGTGGCCTACCCGTATGAGGCCGCTCATCCGAGCCCTGACTCCGAGGTTCGAGCGCAAGGTCGCGACCAGCGATTGCGTCCCTTCTCTTCAGAGAGCGTGAAGGCGCGTGAGTTCGATCTCCGCCCAGCTCTTCACAAGACCGCAAAAACTGCGGGTTCTTGCGGACATCGTCGAGCTCCGCTTGGGGCAGCTCACCTTGCTCATCGTGATGGATCATGCCGAAAGCCGGCTTAAAGACGCTGTCCGGTTCATCAATCGAGCCACCCATTTCAGTTGCCTGATTGCAGAGGTGACTCTCTTTGAGGCCGGCGATCAGGAGTTGGTGGCCGTCGATCTGTACGGTCAGGAGATCGTCGATGAGAAACCCCCAGTGGGCGGCACCCAGAAGATGGACCGCGCGACCTTTGTAAGGGTAAAGACAGGCAGTGGAAGAAAAGCGGAGGCGGAGGCCTTCGTGGCGGCTTTCGAGAGCTTCGAAGCAGATGGCGGTGCCACGTATGCCTCGCCTGCGGGCTTCTACATTCAGGGCCAACCATCGCTGCCTTTCCACTATCTCGCGTGGCTGGCTAGCACTGAGAAGCTAGAGATCTGGGCACCCGGGGATCTGTATGAACTCGTCAAAGCCCACCTCAAATCGACACCCTCGCCTTGGCAGGATCGGATTGAGGTCAGGACGCTCAAGGAAGGTGGACAGTTCGGAAAAGTTGCTGATGTCGACGGATCTCAGGTCACGAAATCAGACGATTTCCT encodes:
- the aroF gene encoding 3-deoxy-7-phosphoheptulonate synthase; translated protein: MGSSEDLDGIRSRIDEIDRRILEALARRRSLVEHVVRAKGADRPLRDEGREKELLAELISEGRKQGLDAHFVTRVFHEIIDDSVRSQQRHLLEVANPESSVRRRVGLQGTVGSYSEIAARNFFSKDADETSFMGYPTFAEVVRACEEGLVDHGVLPIENTTAGSINEVYDLLTRTSLSIVGEELLRIEHCLFAVEEVPLHKIRRILSQPQALAQCMKFLSGLDHCRLEYYTDTAMAVERVKQDEDISQAAIASEAAGRLHGLHLLRRDLADQKENFTRFLVVAQKPIAVDERIRCKTSLVVTVPHTEGALLKALDVFHRHGINLAKLESRPKKGQPFQYMFYVDFEGRLSDPKVELALDDLRRATAYLKILGSYPVHDQPKTRPAVDVPVAAVVDSEAIADAALESSEAEAVPKIDVSYRLASRHGRAGDTVLDVNGVRIGGSGFVVIAGPCSVESRDQIMACARLVKECGGEILRGGCFKPRTSPYSFQGLGYEGVDLLVEAGREYGLKVITEVLAPADVGPVAEQVDVLQIGARNMQNFTLLKEVGHVDRPVLLKRGMMSTIDELLNAAEYILALGNHQVMLCERGIRTFETSTRNTLDLGAIPILKQMTHLPIIVDPSHAAGQRDLVSPLAIAAHAVGPHGMMVEIHPEPEKAKSDGPQALRFPDFVELMRRIMSPA
- a CDS encoding toll/interleukin-1 receptor domain-containing protein produces the protein MSQTFEISHYLTEIKVGPYLEAEPFTLDQNTQILELAGGSTTYKGKEKRLVFTETEGRLRREVRFAEDNRCKTPFEIRYATREDGALVASHNIPNKTDDKTLSGFLVGARRYKLKFTPPNKKPWPFLRLDIYKGFDVGNRNAHFHLDDPLAEDLDFKRNYRRMTYVLDLSGFRQANPPFRQRQGKQPRLWLSPKPPPGEVHECLHRAAYILKHPREYADGLVGPDADSRPDEWIWTWKLRDVTGGFVDMIWEDFLIAPYDVFVSHASEDKPVVRELVAKLEAAGLKAWYDDHELKIGDDLTQILYRGVKFSRTGVVVLSPSFFAKTWTVKELEWISSLQGAAKTVLPVHHEISVDEVARQSQELAKLKGATTRDGLDPVVQGIVDVIDQLPGTAQG
- a CDS encoding helix-turn-helix transcriptional regulator, whose amino-acid sequence is MGYSQRELARHLRVDPTSIRDWERGRSVRFFRCRRLVKDLLDELGIAIENTVALS